The following proteins come from a genomic window of Rhodoligotrophos sp. CJ14:
- a CDS encoding AI-2E family transporter yields the protein MVLHRQMIFWSAALVAAVLLLYLFSGILLPFVAGFAIAYFLDPLADWLERLGLSRLLATLTILLLFVIVLVIFALSLLPTLSGQLSNLIERLPDYARAISQLYQNSAPIWLKELFDISDQNLSRNLSDVATKGAGWAATILSSLWTGGLALINIASLLVITPIVVFYMLNDWDRMIGMIDDALPRAHLDTIRGLAREMDSAVAGFIRGQGTVCLVLGTFYAVALTVAGLNFGLLIGLTAGILSFIPYVGTITGFLMSIGMALVQFWPDWTMVLIIFGVFVFGQFVEGNFLQPVLVGDRVGLHPVWLMFALFAFGYLFGFAGLLLAVPLAACVGVLVRFAVRRYKESPLFLSECPSTGSTVTMGPAGAALPDTTPPSVSARTDEAVQP from the coding sequence ATGGTGTTGCACCGGCAGATGATCTTCTGGAGCGCGGCGCTGGTCGCTGCGGTGCTGCTGCTTTATCTCTTCAGCGGCATTCTGCTGCCCTTCGTGGCAGGCTTCGCCATCGCCTATTTCCTTGATCCCCTTGCCGACTGGCTCGAGCGGCTCGGCCTCAGCCGGCTGCTCGCGACCCTCACCATCCTGCTGCTGTTCGTCATCGTGCTGGTGATCTTCGCGCTGAGCCTGCTGCCCACGCTGAGCGGCCAGCTGTCGAACCTCATCGAGAGATTGCCGGATTACGCGCGCGCAATCTCACAGCTCTACCAGAATTCGGCCCCGATCTGGCTTAAGGAGCTGTTCGATATTTCCGATCAGAACCTTTCGCGGAACCTCTCCGATGTCGCCACGAAAGGGGCCGGGTGGGCCGCAACAATCCTTTCATCGCTCTGGACGGGTGGCCTTGCGCTCATCAACATCGCCTCACTGCTGGTGATCACGCCAATCGTCGTCTTCTACATGCTCAATGATTGGGACCGCATGATCGGCATGATTGATGACGCCTTGCCCCGCGCTCATCTGGATACGATTCGCGGGCTCGCGCGTGAGATGGACAGCGCCGTCGCCGGCTTCATCCGCGGACAGGGAACCGTCTGCCTGGTGCTCGGCACCTTCTATGCAGTCGCCCTCACCGTTGCGGGGCTCAATTTCGGCCTGCTCATCGGACTCACCGCAGGCATTCTCAGCTTCATTCCCTATGTCGGCACCATCACCGGCTTTCTCATGTCGATCGGCATGGCGCTGGTGCAGTTCTGGCCGGATTGGACGATGGTGCTGATCATCTTCGGCGTTTTCGTCTTTGGCCAGTTTGTCGAGGGCAACTTCCTCCAGCCGGTTCTGGTGGGTGATCGTGTCGGGCTTCACCCGGTCTGGCTGATGTTTGCCTTGTTCGCGTTCGGCTATCTCTTCGGTTTTGCTGGCTTGCTCCTCGCCGTTCCGCTGGCGGCCTGCGTCGGGGTTTTGGTGCGCTTCGCCGTCCGACGCTACAAGGAGAGCCCGCTCTTCCTATCGGAATGCCCCAGCACGGGGTCAACCGTCACCATGGGTCCCGCCGGAGCGGCCTTGCCTGACACCACGCCGCCTAGTGTATCCGCGCGAACGGACGAGGCCGTGCAGCCATGA